A window from Aquabacterium sp. NJ1 encodes these proteins:
- a CDS encoding type IV pilin protein, which yields MSPAFRPHRRSMSSGFTLIEVMIVVAIIGILAAIAYPSYQEHVRRSHRSEAQRALLEATQFMQRFYAANMRYNCKLSAPNCSAGDGDSVTLPVTTVVSGATTMYNLSVTADQTTFTLTATPQTGTTMATDRCGALTITESGIKGTAATSGTTSPDTWQNCWR from the coding sequence ATGTCCCCAGCTTTTCGCCCCCATCGCCGCAGTATGTCCAGCGGCTTCACGCTGATCGAAGTGATGATCGTGGTGGCCATCATCGGCATCCTCGCGGCCATCGCCTACCCGTCGTATCAGGAGCACGTGCGACGCAGCCACCGCTCTGAAGCGCAACGCGCCCTGCTCGAAGCCACGCAATTCATGCAGCGCTTCTATGCAGCCAACATGCGTTACAACTGCAAGCTCAGCGCGCCCAACTGCTCGGCTGGGGACGGTGACTCGGTCACGCTGCCTGTGACCACGGTCGTCTCTGGCGCCACAACCATGTACAACCTCAGCGTGACGGCCGATCAAACCACCTTCACCCTGACGGCCACACCGCAAACGGGCACCACGATGGCCACCGATCGCTGTGGCGCCTTGACCATCACGGAAAGCGGCATCAAGGGCACGGCCGCAACCAGCGGCACGACCTCACCGGATACCTGGCAGAACTGCTGGCGTTAA
- the pilV gene encoding type IV pilus modification protein PilV, which produces MITTPHKRTLKSRQAGATLIEILVSVLVIALGLLTMASVQSNSVKFQKTSEFRAIATLLASDLADRMRANQLGVEAQGYSVPSESFSDGLLTANNEGAKQACGAIVNGKVEKCTPEQMAAQDLFEWRSRLRASLPNAAVHVSQYNTAQRAVELWIAWVDAADKDSGGDSKSPRSAECPPTTVWGSDVKDPSEFHCVFLRVAL; this is translated from the coding sequence ATGATCACGACACCCCACAAACGCACTTTGAAGTCACGCCAGGCTGGCGCCACGCTGATCGAGATCCTCGTCTCGGTGCTCGTCATTGCGCTGGGCCTGCTCACCATGGCTTCGGTGCAATCGAACTCGGTCAAGTTCCAGAAAACGTCGGAGTTCAGGGCCATCGCGACCCTGCTGGCATCCGACCTGGCGGACCGCATGCGCGCCAACCAACTCGGCGTCGAGGCCCAGGGCTACAGCGTGCCGTCCGAATCCTTCAGCGATGGCCTGCTGACGGCGAACAACGAGGGTGCCAAACAAGCGTGCGGGGCCATCGTCAACGGCAAGGTCGAAAAATGCACTCCAGAGCAAATGGCCGCGCAAGACCTTTTCGAGTGGCGCAGCCGGCTTCGCGCCAGCTTGCCCAATGCTGCCGTGCACGTGTCCCAGTACAACACCGCACAACGTGCGGTCGAGTTATGGATTGCATGGGTGGACGCGGCAGACAAGGACAGCGGCGGTGACTCCAAGTCCCCTCGCTCGGCCGAATGCCCTCCCACCACCGTATGGGGATCTGACGTCAAAGACCCCTCTGAATTCCATTGCGTTTTCCTGCGAGTCGCCCTATGA
- the nrdR gene encoding transcriptional regulator NrdR: MRCPFCGHHDTQVVETRDSDEGDSTRRRRKCNGCDKRFTTYERAEIELPAIVKRDGRRTDYDRAKLKGSMMIALRKRPVSAEAMESAIEAIEARLRQCGEKEVDSTQLGEWVMRELRKLDKVAYVRFASVYRSFDDVSEFVAAIKETGNKRGKAAASEE; encoded by the coding sequence ATGCGTTGCCCTTTTTGCGGTCATCACGACACACAAGTCGTCGAGACACGGGATTCGGATGAAGGCGACTCGACCCGCCGCCGTCGCAAGTGCAATGGCTGCGACAAGCGCTTCACCACGTATGAGCGCGCTGAAATCGAGTTGCCGGCCATCGTCAAGCGCGATGGGCGCCGGACGGACTACGACCGGGCCAAGCTCAAGGGCTCGATGATGATTGCGCTGCGCAAGCGGCCGGTCAGTGCCGAGGCCATGGAAAGCGCGATCGAGGCCATCGAGGCGCGCCTGCGCCAGTGCGGTGAGAAGGAAGTGGACTCCACCCAGCTGGGCGAGTGGGTCATGCGCGAGCTGCGCAAGCTCGACAAGGTGGCCTATGTGCGCTTCGCCTCGGTGTACCGCAGCTTTGATGACGTCAGCGAGTTTGTTGCGGCGATCAAGGAAACGGGCAACAAGCGGGGGAAGGCGGCGGCGTCCGAGGAGTGA
- the ubiD gene encoding 4-hydroxy-3-polyprenylbenzoate decarboxylase — protein MKYRDLRDFVAGLERLGELKRVQEPVSTHLEMTALSDRVLRAGGPALWFEQPVPPQRGGSTNANRYKVPVLANLFGTPRRVALGMGADDVSELRDIGRVLASLKEPEPPRGLKDAGKLLQMAKALWDMKPSTSRSAPCQAEVREGSEVDLTELPIQHCWPDDAAPLLTWGLVVTRGPQNVPNPRRRQNLGIYRQQLIGKRQLIMRWLAHRGGALDFREFALANPGQPFPIAVALGADPATILGAVTPVPDSLSEYQFAGLLRGSRTEVVNTAVGEGEQYLQVPASAEFVLEGHIPTAPAGYKGTSEHGVPLMERGGYLHALEGPFGDHTGYYNEQDWFPVFEVQRMTNRKDPVYHSTYTGKPPDEPAVLGVALNEVFVPILQKQFPEIVDFYLPPEGCSYRMAIISIKKAYPGHAKRLMFGLWSFLRQFMYTKFIVVCDDDVNIRDWQEVIWAITTRMDPARDTTLVENTPIDYLDFASPVSGLGGKMGLDATNKWPGETSREWGRTITMPEQVNARVDDIVSRILQKP, from the coding sequence ATGAAATACCGTGATTTGCGCGACTTCGTGGCAGGCCTGGAGCGGCTTGGCGAGCTCAAACGCGTCCAAGAGCCTGTATCTACGCACTTGGAAATGACCGCACTGAGTGACCGCGTGCTGCGCGCGGGTGGCCCGGCCTTGTGGTTCGAGCAGCCTGTACCCCCTCAAAGAGGTGGGTCGACTAACGCAAACCGTTACAAAGTGCCAGTCCTGGCCAACCTGTTTGGCACACCTCGCCGTGTGGCTTTGGGCATGGGTGCCGATGACGTGAGCGAGCTTCGTGATATTGGCCGCGTGCTGGCCAGCCTCAAGGAGCCCGAGCCGCCCCGGGGCCTCAAGGATGCGGGCAAGCTGCTGCAGATGGCCAAGGCCTTGTGGGACATGAAGCCCTCCACCTCGCGCAGCGCCCCCTGCCAGGCCGAGGTGCGTGAAGGCAGCGAGGTCGACCTGACCGAGTTGCCCATCCAGCACTGCTGGCCCGACGACGCCGCCCCCCTGCTGACCTGGGGCCTCGTGGTCACACGCGGGCCGCAAAACGTGCCCAACCCACGCCGCCGGCAGAACCTGGGCATCTACCGCCAGCAACTCATTGGCAAGCGCCAGCTGATCATGCGCTGGCTGGCCCACCGCGGTGGCGCGCTGGACTTCCGCGAGTTCGCGCTGGCCAACCCCGGCCAGCCCTTCCCTATTGCGGTGGCCCTGGGCGCCGACCCGGCCACCATCCTGGGCGCCGTCACGCCCGTGCCGGATTCATTGAGTGAGTACCAGTTCGCCGGCCTGCTGCGCGGCAGCCGCACCGAGGTGGTCAACACCGCCGTGGGCGAAGGCGAGCAGTACCTGCAGGTGCCTGCGAGCGCCGAATTCGTGCTGGAGGGGCACATCCCCACCGCCCCCGCTGGCTACAAAGGCACCAGCGAGCACGGCGTGCCCTTGATGGAGCGCGGCGGGTACTTGCACGCACTAGAAGGCCCGTTCGGCGACCACACCGGCTATTACAACGAGCAGGACTGGTTCCCCGTCTTCGAAGTGCAGCGCATGACCAACCGCAAGGACCCGGTCTACCACTCTACCTATACAGGCAAACCGCCCGATGAACCCGCCGTGCTGGGCGTGGCACTCAATGAAGTCTTCGTGCCCATTCTGCAAAAGCAGTTCCCGGAGATCGTGGACTTCTACCTGCCCCCCGAGGGCTGCAGCTACCGCATGGCCATCATCAGCATCAAGAAGGCCTATCCGGGCCACGCCAAACGCCTGATGTTTGGCCTGTGGAGCTTCCTGCGCCAGTTCATGTACACCAAGTTCATCGTGGTGTGTGACGACGACGTCAACATCCGCGACTGGCAGGAAGTGATCTGGGCCATCACCACCCGCATGGACCCGGCGCGTGACACGACCCTGGTCGAAAACACGCCCATCGACTACCTGGATTTCGCCTCGCCGGTCAGCGGCCTGGGCGGCAAGATGGGGCTGGACGCCACCAACAAATGGCCTGGCGAAACCAGCCGCGAATGGGGCCGCACCATCACCATGCCCGAACAGGTCAACGCCCGAGTGGACGACATCGTTTCGCGGATTCTTCAAAAGCCGTGA
- a CDS encoding pilus assembly protein has product MSKHTSTSGSTMRKATIVATLMAIQYHWMAPAMAMYQLPLLSTTVSVAPNFVLTLDNSESMALHHLPENASTVNGYTVYMGGTHIVLLHPDDIKEHPDYNFLTKVSGTVPASTGATCVTAYECQMRSPDVNSIYYNPANLYKPWPLASDPSKRMPAASYTAALYVPDALAKPTGDPVKDAVLFADLSKVNKVGVSAVWCTSADTRGVNCDRNKTTKPFNPAIFYRLKDEKSDPGVVSSYVKYDLNDATWSIPWGKNLYTARTDCSNSCTLQQEQQNFANWFTYYRSRILLTKGAVSEAFAPIGDNIRLGWTFSYNAPYENIANLPTDTFKSQGGPVQGVLPFTAENKVKFLTAIQNRTLRGSTPLRYATAGVGRYFQRIDSWSPWRKTPGAGTGASNPILGCRRAAHILTTDGYYNDNGSPDYPSSDLAVGEVDNVAQTVNGITYTPSSPYKDGNNSNSLADIAMYYWAFPLLDLDTLPLASNTVPAKPTDPATWLHLNQYMVGLGVSGTITTPPSTTNPPSKFVWPTIPTSSSDSTSPTKIDDMLHATLNSRGKFFTATESTSLKNAMIEAINSGQPEPASESGVATSGNTAVEGDLVFTPSYQSQVWTGDITAYKLTKTPGTQTLNQVQLWRASDRLPAPGLRNIVGYSTTDSNSKAIAFKPENVGSFATIASDYRTARFIDFIRGVDDDLEPTYRHRTGKLPDFVNSTPLLIGGNLDMGYQAAGLPSGGSTYGAFVASKKARAPLLFMGGNGGMLHAFNATDSASGGIETFAYVPKGVMPNLHLLAQPVYNHHFYVDGPLTEADAYLPDGNQGDTWQNIVIGTLGAGGKGVFAIKVPVGGAQTTLGASEVMWDIDDTDKDAGTLGHVTSPVQVGYVQNNGGWYAFIGNGHDSAGGTASLIVVNLATGKVAKVFTDLTNAANVTTPNGLSGVDLIRNARGEVIGAYAGDLHGQLWRFEFDSSDSSKWKVGFGGKPLFTARDANSGVQHISAAPSHFNLTNDVGSGNLVLFGTGRLTDQTDSQDSSTQSFYGILDETVGTASAGASPFTDPAKARGLLQMQEFKTKVTDQNLIRMTDTAVPLTGSNKKYGWFVDLVFSSATVPNMLGNWVHHPKVIYKPVVIRKLVFFTAVQPPSTEESCTESKSYDYTFLLPVLTGGQSKVNTWDTDGNGVINAADEIGQGFATPDGGGLSQPKDTNDDNTGADLNPNLLKNFNKCAGDDSYCEKGPGGSKVISDRVWKRIIKPPF; this is encoded by the coding sequence ATGAGCAAACACACATCAACATCGGGAAGCACCATGCGCAAGGCCACCATCGTTGCCACCTTGATGGCGATACAGTATCACTGGATGGCACCGGCGATGGCCATGTACCAGTTGCCTCTGCTGTCCACCACGGTGTCCGTGGCCCCCAACTTCGTCCTGACGCTGGACAACTCAGAGTCGATGGCACTGCACCACCTGCCTGAAAATGCTTCAACGGTGAACGGGTATACGGTCTACATGGGTGGGACGCACATCGTGTTGCTGCATCCCGATGACATCAAGGAACATCCCGACTACAACTTTCTGACAAAGGTATCCGGCACCGTGCCAGCCAGCACCGGCGCCACTTGCGTCACCGCTTACGAGTGCCAGATGCGCTCGCCAGACGTCAACAGCATCTACTACAACCCGGCCAATCTGTACAAGCCTTGGCCATTGGCCAGCGACCCGTCCAAACGCATGCCTGCGGCCTCCTACACTGCGGCCCTTTATGTCCCCGACGCGCTAGCTAAACCCACCGGGGACCCGGTGAAGGATGCAGTCCTGTTCGCAGACCTGAGCAAGGTCAACAAGGTAGGCGTGTCAGCAGTCTGGTGCACGTCTGCAGACACACGTGGCGTCAATTGCGATCGCAACAAGACCACCAAGCCCTTCAATCCGGCCATTTTCTACCGGCTCAAAGACGAGAAGAGCGATCCCGGCGTGGTCAGCAGTTACGTCAAGTACGACCTCAACGACGCCACGTGGTCGATACCCTGGGGCAAGAACCTCTACACCGCCAGAACCGACTGCTCCAACAGTTGCACGCTGCAACAGGAACAGCAGAACTTCGCCAACTGGTTCACCTACTACCGCTCACGCATCCTGCTGACCAAGGGTGCCGTGTCGGAAGCCTTTGCGCCAATAGGCGACAACATCCGGTTGGGCTGGACCTTCTCCTACAACGCCCCGTACGAGAACATTGCTAACCTGCCCACCGATACATTCAAGAGTCAGGGGGGGCCCGTTCAGGGTGTTCTCCCGTTCACTGCGGAGAACAAGGTCAAGTTCCTGACTGCCATCCAGAATCGAACGCTCAGGGGCAGCACGCCCTTGCGTTATGCCACAGCCGGCGTGGGCAGATACTTTCAGCGCATCGACTCATGGAGCCCCTGGCGCAAGACGCCCGGGGCGGGCACCGGCGCCAGCAACCCGATCCTGGGTTGCCGCCGTGCAGCGCACATCCTGACCACTGACGGGTACTACAACGACAACGGCTCGCCCGACTACCCCTCGTCCGACCTGGCTGTCGGTGAGGTGGACAACGTCGCTCAGACGGTCAATGGCATCACCTACACGCCCAGCTCGCCTTACAAAGATGGCAACAACAGCAACTCGCTGGCCGACATCGCCATGTACTACTGGGCCTTCCCCTTGCTGGACCTCGACACACTGCCGTTGGCGAGCAACACCGTCCCCGCCAAACCGACTGACCCGGCTACCTGGCTGCACCTCAACCAGTACATGGTTGGCCTGGGTGTGAGCGGCACGATCACCACGCCCCCCAGCACAACCAACCCGCCCTCCAAATTTGTCTGGCCCACGATCCCAACCAGTTCCTCGGACAGCACCAGCCCTACGAAGATCGACGACATGCTGCACGCCACGCTGAACTCGCGCGGCAAGTTCTTCACGGCCACGGAAAGCACCTCGTTGAAGAACGCCATGATCGAGGCCATCAACAGTGGCCAACCCGAACCGGCCTCCGAGTCCGGCGTGGCCACTTCGGGTAACACGGCCGTGGAAGGTGACTTGGTCTTCACGCCCTCCTACCAGTCGCAGGTCTGGACGGGCGACATCACTGCCTACAAGCTCACGAAGACCCCGGGCACCCAAACCCTGAACCAGGTGCAACTCTGGCGCGCCAGCGATCGCCTGCCTGCCCCAGGCCTGCGCAACATTGTTGGCTACAGCACGACGGACAGCAACAGCAAGGCCATCGCCTTCAAACCCGAGAACGTGGGCTCCTTCGCCACCATCGCCAGTGACTACCGCACCGCGCGTTTCATCGACTTCATTCGCGGCGTGGACGATGACCTGGAGCCCACCTACCGCCACCGTACGGGCAAACTGCCCGACTTCGTCAACAGCACGCCGCTGCTGATTGGCGGCAACCTGGACATGGGCTACCAGGCGGCGGGCCTTCCCTCAGGCGGCAGCACCTATGGCGCCTTCGTTGCCAGCAAGAAGGCCCGCGCGCCCCTGCTCTTCATGGGCGGCAATGGCGGCATGCTGCATGCCTTCAACGCGACAGATAGCGCCAGCGGTGGCATCGAGACCTTTGCCTATGTACCCAAGGGCGTGATGCCCAACCTGCATTTGCTCGCCCAACCCGTCTACAACCACCACTTCTACGTGGACGGTCCCCTCACCGAAGCCGATGCCTACCTCCCCGATGGCAACCAAGGCGACACGTGGCAGAATATCGTGATCGGCACCCTCGGCGCGGGCGGCAAAGGTGTGTTCGCCATCAAGGTCCCTGTGGGGGGCGCCCAAACCACGCTGGGCGCCAGCGAGGTCATGTGGGACATTGATGACACCGACAAAGATGCCGGCACCCTTGGGCACGTCACCAGCCCCGTCCAGGTCGGCTACGTTCAGAACAATGGCGGCTGGTATGCCTTCATCGGCAACGGCCATGACTCAGCCGGCGGCACCGCCTCGCTGATCGTCGTGAACCTTGCAACAGGCAAGGTTGCCAAGGTCTTCACCGACTTGACCAATGCCGCCAACGTCACCACACCCAATGGCCTGTCGGGCGTGGACTTGATCAGAAACGCCAGAGGCGAAGTGATCGGCGCATACGCTGGCGATCTGCATGGGCAACTATGGCGCTTCGAGTTCGACAGCAGTGACTCGTCTAAATGGAAGGTCGGCTTTGGCGGCAAACCGCTGTTCACCGCGCGCGACGCAAACAGTGGGGTGCAGCATATCTCCGCAGCCCCCTCGCATTTCAATCTGACAAACGACGTTGGCTCCGGCAATCTGGTTTTGTTTGGCACTGGCCGCCTGACCGATCAAACCGACTCGCAAGACAGTAGTACCCAGTCCTTCTACGGAATTCTGGATGAGACGGTTGGCACCGCCAGCGCGGGGGCAAGTCCCTTTACAGACCCAGCCAAAGCCCGCGGCCTGCTTCAGATGCAGGAATTCAAGACCAAGGTGACCGATCAAAACTTGATTCGAATGACGGATACCGCCGTCCCCCTCACCGGCAGCAACAAGAAATACGGCTGGTTCGTTGATCTGGTCTTTTCCAGCGCCACAGTACCTAATATGCTTGGCAATTGGGTTCACCACCCCAAGGTCATCTACAAACCTGTGGTGATCCGCAAACTGGTGTTCTTCACCGCCGTGCAGCCACCTTCGACTGAAGAATCCTGCACCGAGTCCAAGAGCTACGACTACACCTTCCTACTGCCCGTTCTGACCGGTGGTCAATCCAAGGTGAACACCTGGGACACTGATGGAAATGGCGTCATCAACGCCGCCGACGAGATCGGCCAAGGGTTCGCCACACCGGATGGCGGCGGGCTATCCCAGCCGAAAGACACCAACGATGACAACACCGGCGCGGACCTGAACCCTAACCTGCTGAAGAACTTCAACAAGTGCGCCGGAGACGACAGCTACTGCGAAAAAGGGCCCGGTGGCTCCAAAGTGATCAGCGACCGCGTCTGGAAACGCATCATCAAACCACCGTTCTGA
- the glyA gene encoding serine hydroxymethyltransferase has translation MFDRAQHTIANVDAELWAAIQAENQRQEDHIELIASENYTSPAVMQAQGSQLTNKYAEGYPGKRYYGGCEYVDVVEQLAIDRLKQLFGAEYANVQPNSGSQANQAVFFGLLQPGDTIMGLSLAEGGHLTHGMPLNMSGKWFKVVSYGLDAKEDIDYEQMERLAREHKPKLIIAGASAFALRIDFERFAKIAKEIGAYFMVDMAHYAGLIAAGVYPNPVPHADVVTSTTHKSLRGPRGGIILMRGEEIAKKINSAIFPGIQGGPLMHVIAGKAVAFKEALSPEFKAYQQQVVKNAAALADTLTKRGLRIVSGRTESHVMLVDLRPKNLTGKEAEAILGAAHMTCNKNGIPNDPQKPMVTSGIRLGSPAFTTRGFKEEQAIQVGNLIADVLDNPHDDATLARVREQVAALTRQFPVYR, from the coding sequence ATGTTTGACCGTGCCCAACACACCATTGCCAACGTCGACGCCGAGCTGTGGGCGGCCATCCAGGCCGAAAACCAGCGTCAGGAAGATCACATCGAGCTGATCGCTTCCGAGAACTACACCTCGCCCGCCGTGATGCAGGCGCAGGGCTCCCAGCTGACCAACAAGTACGCCGAAGGCTACCCAGGCAAGCGCTACTACGGTGGTTGCGAGTACGTGGACGTGGTCGAGCAACTGGCCATTGACCGCCTCAAGCAGCTGTTTGGCGCCGAGTACGCCAACGTGCAACCCAATTCCGGTTCGCAAGCCAACCAGGCCGTGTTCTTCGGCCTGCTGCAGCCTGGCGACACCATCATGGGCCTGAGCCTGGCCGAAGGTGGCCACCTGACGCACGGCATGCCCCTGAACATGTCGGGCAAGTGGTTCAAGGTCGTGTCTTACGGCCTGGATGCCAAGGAAGACATCGACTACGAGCAGATGGAGCGCCTGGCCCGCGAGCACAAGCCCAAGCTGATCATCGCTGGCGCTTCGGCCTTCGCCCTGCGCATCGACTTCGAGCGTTTCGCCAAGATCGCCAAGGAAATCGGTGCCTACTTCATGGTGGACATGGCCCACTACGCCGGCCTGATCGCCGCGGGTGTGTATCCCAACCCCGTGCCGCACGCCGACGTGGTCACCTCGACCACGCACAAGAGCCTGCGTGGCCCTCGTGGCGGCATCATCCTGATGCGCGGCGAAGAGATTGCCAAGAAGATCAACAGCGCCATCTTCCCTGGTATCCAGGGTGGCCCGTTGATGCACGTGATCGCTGGCAAGGCCGTGGCTTTCAAGGAAGCCCTGTCGCCCGAGTTCAAGGCCTACCAGCAGCAAGTGGTGAAGAACGCCGCTGCCCTGGCTGACACGCTGACCAAGCGTGGCCTGCGCATCGTGTCCGGCCGCACCGAGAGCCACGTGATGCTGGTCGACCTGCGCCCCAAGAACCTGACGGGCAAGGAAGCCGAAGCCATCCTGGGTGCAGCGCACATGACCTGCAACAAGAACGGCATCCCCAACGACCCGCAAAAGCCGATGGTCACCAGCGGCATCCGCCTGGGTTCGCCGGCCTTCACCACGCGTGGTTTCAAGGAAGAGCAGGCCATCCAGGTCGGCAACCTGATCGCCGACGTGCTGGACAACCCGCACGACGATGCCACGCTGGCACGTGTGCGCGAGCAGGTCGCCGCGCTGACCCGTCAGTTCCCGGTCTACCGCTGA
- a CDS encoding lytic transglycosylase domain-containing protein, with protein MLGLVAVVGTLFLMGRADVRATLETQALSWLMERANLRASASADAGEDEGELLAMAEPEAIQRATATNPAELNRQQANVAYWISRRYNVAPEPISRLVQEAWTVGHHMNLEPTLVLAVMAIESGFNPFAQSHVGAQGLMQVMTRVHHDKYEIFGGQNAAFDPVTNLRVGVQVLKDCIRKAGSLEGGLKYYVGAANLVDDGGYAAKVLAEQAYLRQVANGVKLPVTVSLPQAVVQADVPAAPAVAAKSGAAATSPAGVQPAASVASEPAPVQTAPARRVEQVAMLTGIR; from the coding sequence ATGCTGGGCCTGGTTGCCGTGGTGGGCACCCTGTTCCTGATGGGCCGCGCCGATGTGCGCGCCACGCTGGAGACGCAAGCCTTGAGCTGGCTGATGGAGCGTGCCAACCTGCGCGCCAGCGCGTCGGCTGATGCGGGTGAGGATGAGGGCGAGTTGCTGGCCATGGCCGAGCCTGAAGCCATTCAGCGCGCCACCGCCACGAACCCGGCTGAGCTGAACCGCCAGCAGGCCAATGTGGCGTATTGGATCTCGCGCCGCTACAACGTGGCACCCGAGCCCATCAGCCGCCTGGTTCAGGAAGCCTGGACGGTGGGCCACCACATGAACCTGGAGCCCACGCTGGTGCTGGCCGTGATGGCCATCGAATCGGGCTTCAACCCGTTTGCGCAGAGCCATGTGGGCGCGCAGGGCCTGATGCAGGTGATGACCCGCGTGCACCATGACAAGTACGAGATCTTCGGTGGCCAGAATGCGGCATTCGACCCGGTGACCAATCTGCGCGTGGGCGTGCAGGTGCTCAAGGACTGCATCCGCAAGGCGGGCAGCCTGGAGGGGGGCCTGAAGTACTACGTGGGCGCGGCCAATCTGGTGGATGACGGTGGATATGCCGCCAAGGTGCTGGCCGAGCAGGCCTATCTGCGCCAGGTGGCCAATGGCGTCAAGCTGCCGGTGACGGTGTCCTTGCCGCAAGCCGTGGTTCAGGCTGACGTGCCTGCCGCGCCGGCTGTGGCGGCCAAGTCGGGGGCGGCTGCAACCAGTCCCGCTGGCGTTCAGCCTGCCGCTTCGGTGGCCAGCGAGCCTGCACCCGTGCAAACGGCACCTGCCCGCCGTGTCGAGCAGGTGGCGATGCTGACGGGCATCCGCTAA
- a CDS encoding PilW family protein → MSPRTPSFAARTTGLSLVELLVAMTIGLIVIGVGFSSYLNVAANTRNATAMARMTEDASIALGILRANIAMAGYSRPTGVEMASDTVGGTVHNYEVMTRAFKGGTTAEGDDNNFIAGCDGSFADPKAHELDIALLADTSSKACAGNQDPDAIAVVYEADTDNTTYPDKNGNPTDCLGNALPNREGDLGKPDLRLVSNKFYIGTATDTGGAAGLYCQGNGRTGPTSKADNDALPSAVAPQMIVENVTDLQVTYGIAAFEDGARVPSPNALAYVTAKDLQTLKGTEKWSRVVSVRICVQVQSPSTIKVNTSEQPKYLDCQGAIRDNNTGVFVHTFTTTVVLHNRINNGIGT, encoded by the coding sequence ATGAGCCCCCGCACACCGTCATTTGCCGCCCGTACCACGGGCTTGTCGCTGGTTGAACTGCTGGTCGCCATGACCATCGGGCTGATCGTGATAGGCGTGGGCTTCTCGTCCTACCTCAATGTGGCCGCCAACACCCGCAACGCTACCGCCATGGCACGCATGACAGAAGATGCCAGCATCGCCCTGGGCATTCTGCGCGCCAACATCGCCATGGCCGGCTACAGCCGTCCAACCGGCGTTGAAATGGCATCAGACACCGTGGGCGGGACCGTACACAACTACGAGGTCATGACGCGCGCCTTCAAGGGCGGCACCACGGCCGAAGGTGACGACAATAACTTCATCGCCGGCTGTGATGGGTCGTTCGCCGACCCTAAAGCGCATGAGCTTGACATCGCCTTGCTGGCCGACACCTCTAGCAAGGCATGCGCCGGAAACCAAGACCCAGACGCCATTGCCGTGGTGTACGAGGCCGATACCGACAACACCACGTACCCTGACAAGAACGGCAACCCAACGGATTGCCTGGGCAACGCCCTGCCCAACAGAGAAGGCGATCTGGGCAAGCCGGACCTGCGCCTGGTGAGCAACAAGTTCTACATCGGCACGGCGACTGATACGGGTGGTGCCGCCGGCCTGTATTGCCAGGGCAATGGCCGCACGGGGCCCACATCCAAAGCCGACAACGACGCGCTGCCCTCGGCTGTCGCGCCGCAAATGATCGTCGAGAACGTCACCGACCTGCAGGTCACCTACGGCATTGCCGCATTCGAGGATGGTGCTCGCGTGCCCTCACCCAACGCCCTGGCCTACGTCACCGCCAAGGACCTCCAGACCCTGAAGGGCACCGAGAAGTGGAGCCGTGTCGTCAGCGTGCGCATCTGCGTGCAAGTCCAGAGCCCGAGCACCATCAAGGTCAACACCTCCGAGCAGCCCAAATACCTGGATTGCCAAGGCGCCATTCGGGACAACAACACGGGCGTTTTCGTCCACACCTTCACCACCACGGTTGTGCTGCACAACCGCATCAACAACGGCATCGGAACATGA